The following proteins are encoded in a genomic region of Athene noctua chromosome 9, bAthNoc1.hap1.1, whole genome shotgun sequence:
- the LOC141963903 gene encoding glutamine-rich protein 2-like has protein sequence MERLREMIQEMLSRVTGQEQGWHQVQQQLSEEMDSKLDRLELGPFRQQLEEHCRSILEQLEEKAPLTEADHASGMKKHIVAIPYMPPLPPNLAGRSHTVPEVEQTPQHSHR, from the exons ATGGAGCGGCTGCGTGAGATGATCCAGGAGATGCTGAGCCGGgtgacggggcaggagcagggctggcaccaggtccagcagcagctcagtgaagagaTGGACTCCAAG CTGGACCGCCTGGAGCTGGGCCCTttccggcagcagctggaggagcactgcaggagcatccTGGAGCAGCTCGAGGAGAAGGCGCCGCTGACGGAGGCTGACCATGCATCTGGGATGAAGAA gcacatcgTGGCCATCCCGTAcatgccaccgctgccccccaaccTTGCCGGGCGCTCCCATACTGTCCCTGAGGTCgagcaaacaccacagcacagccacaggtag